From a region of the Procambarus clarkii isolate CNS0578487 chromosome 18, FALCON_Pclarkii_2.0, whole genome shotgun sequence genome:
- the LOC123751278 gene encoding uncharacterized protein, with the protein MMMMRVVTCVVVVTAAVLVLVDAAPQTGAPLGQSRPETSSQVMITLAQELCEQQGKGRCVARVAECLKDQSPVKPSDCSVWKQQMLANITTCARQLAYSFTPPPSPEDISLSSESGESEENSEEAYEYYEELETFLKKTNFLQDQLVPMVRCLLTENQMLEKFSWCVNQ; encoded by the exons atgatgatgatgagagtggtgacgtgtgtggtggtggtgacggcggcggtGCTGGTCCTTGTTGACGCCGCCCCCCAGACTGGTGCTCCTCTAGGCCAGTCGCGTCCGGAGACCAGCTCCCAAGTCATGATCACCCTGG cacaagAGCTGTGTGAGCAGCAAGGCAAGGGCCGCTGCGTCGCCCGTGTGGCCGAGTGCCTGAAGGACCAGAGTCCGGTGAAGCCCTCAGACTGTTCCGTGTGGAAGCAACAGATGTTGGCCAACATCACCACCTGCGCCAGGCAGCTGGCCTACAGCTTCACTCCCCCTCCATCCCCAGAAGACA TCTCGCTGAGCAGTGAGAGCGGTGAGAGCGAGGAGAACAGCGAGGAGGCTTATGAATACTACGAAGAACTGGAGACATTCCTCAAGAAAACCAATTTCCTTCAAGACCAGTTGGTGCCCATGGTTCGCTGCCTCCTGACGGAGAACCAgatg CTTGAGAAGTTCAGCTGGTGCGTCAACCAATAG